A single Sutterella megalosphaeroides DNA region contains:
- a CDS encoding ferredoxin--NADP reductase — protein sequence MTMPFTVPVTLHGRICETPDTWTIQLETPKTFRPKAGQFVMVPIGDTGLVRCWTVSSTCGSCEFTTLTVRCVPEGKGSNWITKEVPVGARFSISEPMGDFVVDEKDPGPFLLIAAGIGVTPVMSIARELLIHRPGTPVTVLYCARNQESVVFDKLWRTLAECREELTFVPFVKEDPLPGEPTGRLTAERILEFCPDVANRTVYACGSAGFMNSMAEAVIGLGCDPKRVHTEALLP from the coding sequence ATGACGATGCCCTTTACCGTGCCCGTGACGCTTCACGGGCGCATTTGCGAAACGCCCGACACCTGGACGATTCAGCTCGAAACCCCGAAGACGTTCCGCCCCAAGGCGGGCCAGTTCGTGATGGTCCCGATCGGCGACACGGGGCTCGTTCGCTGCTGGACCGTTTCGTCGACCTGCGGCTCGTGCGAATTTACGACGCTTACCGTCCGGTGCGTTCCGGAAGGCAAGGGTTCCAACTGGATCACGAAGGAGGTCCCCGTCGGCGCCCGCTTCTCGATTTCGGAACCGATGGGCGACTTCGTCGTCGATGAGAAGGATCCGGGCCCGTTCCTTCTCATCGCCGCCGGGATCGGTGTGACGCCCGTCATGTCGATCGCGCGCGAACTCCTCATTCACCGTCCGGGCACGCCCGTTACGGTCCTCTACTGCGCGCGCAATCAGGAGTCGGTCGTCTTCGATAAGCTCTGGCGCACGCTCGCCGAGTGCCGCGAAGAGCTCACGTTCGTGCCCTTCGTGAAGGAGGATCCCCTTCCCGGCGAACCGACGGGGCGCCTCACGGCCGAACGCATCCTCGAATTCTGCCCCGACGTCGCGAACCGCACCGTCTATGCGTGCGGGAGCGCGGGCTTCATGAATTCCATGGCCGAAGCCGTCATCGGCCTCGGGTGCGACCCGAAGCGCGTTCACACCGAAGCGCTTCTCCCCTGA
- a CDS encoding MFS transporter gives MSAFFPRPSRPWWAEIPREHHATRLSFFIAGFFMAVWASLVPFVKTHLGLDEGSFGLLLLALGLGGLIAMPAAGAWVARAGARRVLACSVPVCGTLLAALALTLCLPLEAASLTGALVTGVGLLLFGMAFGGIDVGMNVHSVVVDARSPKRLLSGFHALYSVGGVAGALAMTALLNLSFSPVAAAVLLTALFVLLWFRIGRWVIEDAGREEKSGEKTPLFVMPRGGVLFLGAVCFILFLAEGAVLDWSGLFLTETRGMSLENAGLGFAFFSVAMTVMRFLGDRLIARIGPRATVRAGALLAAAAILLAVGVESGAAALFAFFLLGVGSSNIVPIAFAATGEQKEMPMALALASATTLGYAGLLTGPALIGFVAHRTSLSTAFVCEAVLLLAVALAAGRFRAK, from the coding sequence ATGTCCGCCTTTTTCCCTCGTCCCTCCCGCCCGTGGTGGGCGGAAATCCCCCGCGAACACCACGCCACCCGCCTCTCCTTTTTCATTGCGGGCTTTTTCATGGCCGTCTGGGCCTCGCTCGTTCCTTTTGTCAAAACGCACCTCGGCCTTGACGAAGGAAGCTTCGGCCTTTTGCTCCTCGCCCTCGGCCTCGGAGGCCTGATCGCCATGCCCGCAGCGGGCGCCTGGGTCGCGCGTGCGGGCGCACGGCGCGTGCTGGCGTGTTCGGTTCCCGTCTGCGGCACGCTCCTCGCGGCGCTCGCTCTCACGCTGTGCCTTCCCCTGGAAGCCGCATCCCTCACCGGGGCACTTGTGACGGGCGTGGGGCTCCTTCTTTTCGGCATGGCCTTCGGCGGGATCGACGTCGGGATGAACGTGCATTCGGTGGTGGTAGACGCACGGAGCCCCAAGCGCCTTCTCTCGGGCTTTCACGCGCTCTACTCCGTGGGCGGCGTTGCGGGGGCGCTTGCGATGACGGCGCTACTCAACCTCTCCTTTTCGCCCGTCGCGGCGGCGGTGCTCCTCACGGCCCTGTTCGTTCTCCTCTGGTTCCGGATCGGTCGCTGGGTGATCGAAGACGCGGGCCGCGAAGAAAAAAGCGGCGAAAAGACGCCGCTCTTCGTCATGCCGCGCGGCGGCGTTCTCTTTCTCGGCGCCGTCTGCTTCATCCTCTTTCTGGCCGAAGGGGCGGTACTCGACTGGTCGGGGCTCTTTCTCACGGAAACGCGCGGGATGAGCTTGGAGAATGCCGGCCTTGGCTTTGCCTTTTTCTCCGTCGCGATGACCGTGATGCGCTTTCTCGGCGATCGCCTGATCGCCCGGATCGGACCGCGTGCGACCGTGCGAGCGGGGGCGCTGCTTGCGGCGGCTGCGATTCTTCTTGCGGTCGGGGTCGAATCGGGTGCGGCGGCGCTCTTTGCGTTCTTTCTGCTTGGCGTGGGGAGCTCCAACATCGTTCCGATCGCCTTTGCGGCGACCGGCGAACAAAAGGAGATGCCGATGGCTCTGGCTCTTGCGAGCGCGACGACCCTCGGCTATGCGGGGCTATTGACGGGCCCGGCGTTGATCGGCTTCGTCGCGCACCGTACGAGCCTTTCCACGGCGTTCGTCTGCGAAGCGGTGCTGCTCCTTGCGGTTGCGCTCGCGGCGGGACGCTTCCGCGCGAAATGA
- the hflX gene encoding GTPase HflX gives MDETREEKASRAFLVSVLMGRNYYTDSAEELRLLVTSDGLEPCGLMQAKRDKPDPATYLGSGKIEELKTVAEESGADVVVFDVALSAAQQRNIERTIDKPVLDRTQLILDIFRARAKSREGRLQVELARLEHLSTRLVRGWTHLERQRGGLSKTGGPGEKQIELDRRMIGVRVKQLRDQLKKLARQRGTQRRARTRGDTLTVSLVGYTNAGKSTLFNKLTRASSYAADQLFATLDTTARRCWISDEETVVASDTVGFIRGLPHQLIEAFKSTLDETVHADLLLHVVDASSNVREDQIREVNAVLEEIEADTIPVILVYNKIDRANLAPEIVRHPDGTPKAVFLSALTGEGLDLLRGAIGEFSAKWREENPNEPRAPEPWEEELEAEHATKTPEEELHALEALL, from the coding sequence ATCGATGAGACGCGCGAGGAGAAGGCCTCGCGCGCCTTTCTTGTCTCCGTGCTCATGGGCCGAAACTACTACACGGATTCGGCCGAAGAGCTTCGCCTTCTCGTTACCTCGGACGGGCTCGAGCCCTGCGGTCTCATGCAGGCCAAGCGCGACAAACCCGATCCCGCGACCTACCTCGGCTCCGGGAAGATCGAGGAGCTGAAGACCGTTGCCGAAGAAAGCGGTGCCGACGTCGTCGTCTTCGACGTGGCACTCTCGGCCGCTCAGCAGCGCAACATCGAGCGCACGATCGACAAACCCGTGCTCGACCGCACGCAGCTCATTCTCGACATCTTCCGCGCCCGCGCGAAAAGCCGCGAAGGGCGTCTTCAGGTCGAGCTCGCCCGCCTCGAACATCTCTCGACGCGCCTCGTGCGCGGCTGGACGCACTTGGAGCGTCAGCGCGGGGGGCTCTCCAAAACGGGCGGCCCGGGCGAAAAGCAGATCGAACTCGACCGCCGCATGATCGGCGTGCGCGTGAAGCAGCTGCGCGATCAGTTGAAAAAGCTCGCGCGCCAGCGCGGCACGCAGCGTCGCGCCCGCACGCGCGGCGACACCCTCACCGTGTCGCTCGTGGGCTATACGAACGCGGGGAAGTCGACGCTCTTCAACAAACTTACGCGTGCGAGTTCGTACGCGGCCGACCAGCTCTTCGCAACGCTCGATACGACGGCGCGCCGCTGTTGGATCAGCGACGAAGAGACGGTCGTTGCGAGCGACACCGTGGGCTTTATCCGGGGGCTCCCGCATCAGCTGATCGAAGCCTTCAAGTCGACGCTCGACGAAACCGTGCACGCGGATTTGCTCCTGCACGTCGTGGACGCTTCCTCGAACGTGCGCGAAGACCAGATTCGCGAAGTGAACGCCGTTCTCGAAGAAATCGAAGCGGACACGATCCCCGTGATTCTGGTCTACAACAAGATCGACCGCGCGAACCTCGCTCCCGAAATCGTGCGTCATCCCGACGGAACGCCCAAGGCGGTGTTTCTTTCGGCCTTGACGGGCGAAGGGCTCGATTTGTTGCGCGGTGCGATCGGAGAGTTTTCCGCCAAGTGGCGCGAAGAAAATCCGAACGAGCCGCGCGCGCCCGAACCCTGGGAAGAGGAGCTTGAAGCCGAACACGCGACGAAGACCCCGGAAGAGGAACTCCACGCGCTCGAAGCGCTCCTCTGA
- the hfq gene encoding RNA chaperone Hfq: MATNKGQLLQDPFLNTLRKEHIPVSIYLVNGIKLQGQIESFDQYVVLLRNTVTQMVYKHAISTVVPTRSVTVASNAANSSEN; this comes from the coding sequence ATGGCTACAAACAAAGGGCAGCTCCTGCAGGATCCCTTCCTCAACACGCTCCGCAAGGAACACATCCCGGTTTCGATCTACCTCGTCAACGGCATCAAGCTCCAGGGTCAGATCGAATCCTTCGACCAGTACGTGGTGCTTCTGCGCAACACCGTGACGCAGATGGTCTACAAGCACGCGATCAGCACCGTCGTGCCGACCCGCTCGGTCACCGTCGCCTCGAACGCCGCCAACTCGTCGGAGAACTAA
- the der gene encoding ribosome biogenesis GTPase Der, producing MLPVVALVGRPNVGKSTLFNRLTRSRDAIVADYPGLTRDRQYGQGRIGPRPYIVVDTGGFEPVKSEGIVKAMAGQAELAIEEADVVLFVCDARAGLTPHDARIAQHLRESGRPVKLLVNKAEGLSDIAKAEFYELGLGEPYLISAAHGQGVRAVIDLALEPFPEEKDDEEETDPDAPKRLKVTLAGRPNAGKSTLINALIGEERLIAFDMPGTTRDAIKVDFEYEGRPYELVDTAGLRKKGKVFEAIEKFSVVKTLQAIEDANVVILVIDAKNGIADHDAHIAGYVLESGRALVVAVNKWDLMDGYEREMFSLELERKLHFLRWARMIRISALKRNGLNHLMRAVDEAHAAAYRKISTPKLTRALIEAVERQQPPRARGGRPKPRYAHQGGSNPPVIVIHGNALEDIGESYRRYLESFFREKFDLAGTPLRIEFRTKENPFVKSDEKR from the coding sequence ATGCTTCCTGTTGTTGCACTCGTTGGTCGTCCGAACGTCGGCAAGTCGACGCTCTTCAACCGACTCACGCGAAGCCGCGACGCCATCGTCGCCGATTATCCGGGCCTCACCCGCGACCGTCAGTACGGTCAGGGTCGCATCGGTCCGCGTCCCTACATCGTCGTCGACACGGGCGGTTTCGAGCCCGTGAAGAGCGAAGGCATCGTCAAGGCGATGGCCGGTCAGGCCGAACTCGCGATCGAAGAGGCCGACGTCGTTCTCTTCGTGTGCGACGCCCGTGCGGGTCTGACGCCGCACGACGCGCGCATCGCGCAGCACCTGCGCGAATCGGGCCGCCCCGTGAAGCTCCTCGTCAATAAGGCCGAAGGCCTCTCGGACATCGCGAAGGCGGAATTCTACGAACTCGGCCTCGGCGAACCCTACCTCATCTCGGCCGCTCACGGTCAGGGCGTGCGCGCGGTGATCGACCTCGCGCTCGAACCCTTCCCCGAAGAGAAGGACGACGAAGAGGAAACGGATCCCGATGCGCCGAAGCGCCTCAAGGTGACGCTCGCCGGGCGCCCGAACGCCGGGAAGTCGACGCTCATCAACGCGTTGATCGGCGAAGAACGCCTCATCGCCTTCGACATGCCCGGCACGACCCGCGACGCGATCAAGGTCGACTTCGAGTACGAAGGCCGCCCCTACGAGCTCGTCGACACGGCGGGTCTTCGCAAGAAGGGCAAGGTCTTCGAAGCGATCGAAAAGTTCTCCGTCGTGAAGACCCTCCAGGCGATCGAAGACGCGAACGTCGTCATTCTCGTCATCGACGCGAAGAACGGCATCGCCGACCACGACGCGCACATCGCGGGTTACGTGCTTGAGAGCGGCCGTGCGCTTGTCGTTGCCGTCAACAAGTGGGACCTCATGGACGGGTACGAGCGCGAAATGTTCTCGCTCGAACTCGAGCGCAAGCTCCACTTCCTGCGCTGGGCCCGCATGATCCGCATCTCCGCCCTGAAGCGTAACGGTCTCAATCACTTGATGCGTGCGGTCGACGAAGCGCACGCGGCCGCCTACCGCAAGATTTCGACGCCGAAACTCACGCGCGCCCTCATCGAAGCGGTCGAACGCCAGCAGCCCCCGCGCGCCCGCGGCGGTCGTCCGAAGCCCCGCTACGCCCATCAGGGGGGCTCGAACCCGCCCGTCATCGTCATTCACGGCAACGCGCTCGAAGATATCGGCGAGAGCTACCGCCGCTACCTCGAAAGCTTCTTCCGCGAGAAGTTCGACTTGGCGGGCACGCCTCTTCGCATCGAATTCCGCACGAAGGAAAACCCCTTCGTCAAATCGGACGAAAAGCGCTGA
- the bamB gene encoding outer membrane protein assembly factor BamB codes for MSFNHVLTRLAAAALLTLPLAGCGLFSSSDTHEPAELQDITPKTTARVLWRVNVGEGASRSLAPAVTDNAVYAAGEDEIYRLDRQTGDVVWRAKAKGRITAGIGTDGNYVAVGTERGEVEVFDAEGKFVWSATLSSDIDVPPLVGAGRVVVKSSDTRITGFDLITGARVWRYQGQVPALTLKVFSQMTWSPAGVLIGQANGRLLALNPNDGKVVFDAVIGQAKGITEVERLIDVVGRPWVDNELMCAATFQGNVVCMQTQNGRTVWAAPVDAVTGPVADARMVYEVDDAGRVHAFNRTNGREAWVNDTMLYRSVSTPIRVGSTLAVGDYEGYVTFLNPATGEAVARTSLSGAITSPAAQYGYGAIFQTIEGDVAHIVEEPLGE; via the coding sequence ATGTCTTTCAACCATGTGCTGACCCGCCTCGCGGCGGCCGCGCTTCTTACGCTGCCGCTCGCCGGCTGCGGTCTCTTTTCTTCGTCCGATACGCACGAACCCGCCGAACTTCAGGACATCACGCCGAAGACGACGGCTCGCGTGCTCTGGCGCGTCAACGTGGGCGAAGGCGCTTCGCGCAGTCTCGCTCCGGCCGTGACGGACAACGCCGTCTATGCGGCGGGCGAAGACGAGATCTACCGACTCGATCGTCAGACGGGCGACGTGGTCTGGCGCGCGAAAGCCAAGGGCCGCATCACGGCCGGCATCGGTACGGACGGCAACTACGTGGCGGTCGGGACCGAACGCGGCGAAGTCGAAGTGTTCGACGCCGAAGGGAAGTTCGTCTGGAGCGCGACGCTTTCGTCCGACATCGACGTGCCGCCCTTGGTCGGCGCGGGTCGCGTCGTAGTGAAGTCGTCCGACACGCGCATCACCGGGTTTGACCTCATCACGGGCGCCCGCGTGTGGCGCTACCAGGGCCAGGTGCCCGCGCTCACGCTCAAGGTCTTCTCGCAGATGACCTGGTCGCCCGCGGGCGTGCTGATCGGTCAGGCCAACGGCCGTCTGCTCGCTCTCAACCCCAACGACGGCAAGGTGGTCTTCGACGCCGTGATCGGTCAGGCCAAGGGGATCACCGAGGTCGAACGACTGATCGACGTCGTGGGTCGTCCCTGGGTCGACAACGAACTCATGTGTGCGGCCACCTTCCAGGGGAACGTCGTTTGCATGCAGACGCAAAACGGCCGCACGGTCTGGGCCGCGCCCGTCGATGCGGTGACGGGCCCCGTGGCCGACGCCCGCATGGTCTACGAAGTCGACGACGCGGGTCGCGTTCACGCGTTCAACCGCACGAACGGTCGCGAAGCCTGGGTGAACGACACGATGCTTTACCGCTCGGTGTCGACCCCGATTCGCGTCGGTTCGACGCTCGCCGTGGGCGACTACGAAGGGTACGTCACATTCCTCAACCCCGCCACGGGCGAAGCGGTCGCGCGCACGTCGCTCTCGGGTGCGATCACTTCGCCCGCCGCGCAGTACGGGTACGGTGCGATCTTCCAGACGATCGAAGGCGACGTCGCGCACATCGTCGAGGAACCGCTCGGCGAATAA
- a CDS encoding YfgM family protein has protein sequence MAYDLEEQESIDQMKAWWDTWGTPVTAAVCVVCLGFAGWNGWQWYKRNQTASAAGAYVQLQHAVANNDAKNVASLSSGLISSYGSTIYAPLAAFVASQAALGSGDFAAAEEKLKWVIEKSNHPEYETIARVRLAGVYYDEGKLDDALALLDAAKPEPRQKSIVLDRQGDIWRAKGDVAKARAAWEELMKVADKNDPIVRVVQYKLGALPTVEG, from the coding sequence ATGGCTTACGACTTGGAAGAGCAGGAAAGTATCGATCAGATGAAAGCCTGGTGGGACACGTGGGGTACCCCCGTGACGGCCGCCGTCTGCGTCGTGTGTCTCGGTTTCGCCGGCTGGAACGGCTGGCAGTGGTACAAGCGCAATCAGACGGCTTCGGCGGCGGGCGCCTACGTGCAGCTGCAGCACGCCGTGGCGAACAACGACGCGAAGAACGTCGCGTCGCTCTCCTCGGGTCTGATTTCTTCCTACGGCTCCACGATCTACGCGCCCTTGGCCGCCTTCGTCGCCTCGCAGGCCGCGCTCGGCTCGGGCGACTTCGCCGCCGCGGAAGAAAAGTTGAAGTGGGTGATCGAAAAGTCGAACCACCCCGAATACGAAACGATCGCGCGCGTGCGTCTTGCGGGCGTCTACTACGACGAAGGGAAGTTGGACGACGCGCTCGCGCTTCTTGACGCCGCGAAGCCCGAACCCCGTCAGAAGTCGATCGTGCTCGATCGTCAGGGCGACATCTGGCGCGCCAAGGGCGACGTTGCCAAGGCCCGCGCTGCCTGGGAAGAGCTCATGAAGGTCGCCGACAAGAACGATCCGATCGTTCGCGTCGTGCAGTACAAGCTGGGCGCCCTCCCGACGGTCGAAGGCTGA
- the hisS gene encoding histidine--tRNA ligase has protein sequence MAKEKFTGVKGMNDMLPQDAALWQFVQKTAVDVLERYGYQEIRTPILENTRVFTRGVGEVTDIVEKEMYSFVDSMNGDQLTLRPECTSAVVRAVNEHNLLYGTNQRLWYCGPMFRHERPQRGRYRQFHQLGAEALGMEGPDVDAEMIVMLARIWKALGVGPVKLEMNTLGALDERQAHRDALIRYFEDHKAELDEDALRRLYTNPLRILDTKNPEMQELVNAAPRLLDFLGEKSRGFLNRLEELVSAAGIEYTINPRLVRGLDYYNHTVFEWITDKLGAQGTICGGGRYDPLVEMLGGRPAPGVGFAMGMERVIELIREVGNVPVKTQTDVYVIHHGGDTQTKALLLAEAMRDLNVRVIVHPGSGSIKSQMKKADASGADFAVFATEDELAEGAVSVKALRAYDDGRTVPFAEQTRVALADAPKAVAAALATMRA, from the coding sequence ATGGCGAAGGAAAAATTCACGGGCGTCAAGGGCATGAACGACATGCTCCCGCAGGATGCCGCGCTCTGGCAGTTCGTTCAGAAGACGGCCGTCGACGTCCTCGAGCGTTACGGGTACCAGGAAATCCGAACGCCGATTCTGGAAAACACGCGCGTTTTCACGCGCGGTGTCGGTGAAGTGACCGACATCGTCGAAAAGGAGATGTACTCTTTCGTCGACTCGATGAACGGCGACCAGTTGACGCTGCGCCCCGAGTGCACGTCCGCCGTGGTGCGTGCCGTGAACGAACACAATCTCCTTTACGGCACCAACCAGCGTCTCTGGTACTGCGGTCCCATGTTCCGTCACGAGCGCCCGCAGCGCGGCCGCTACCGTCAGTTCCATCAGCTTGGCGCCGAAGCCCTCGGCATGGAAGGGCCCGACGTCGATGCGGAAATGATCGTCATGCTCGCGCGCATCTGGAAGGCGCTCGGCGTGGGTCCCGTCAAGCTTGAAATGAACACGCTCGGCGCGCTCGACGAACGTCAGGCGCACCGCGACGCGCTCATCCGCTACTTCGAGGACCACAAGGCCGAGCTCGACGAAGACGCGCTTCGCCGCCTCTACACGAACCCGCTTCGCATTCTCGACACGAAGAACCCCGAGATGCAGGAACTCGTCAACGCGGCCCCGCGTCTTCTCGACTTCCTCGGCGAAAAGAGCCGCGGCTTCCTCAATCGCCTCGAAGAACTCGTGAGCGCCGCCGGGATCGAATACACGATCAACCCGCGCCTCGTTCGCGGTCTCGACTACTACAACCACACCGTCTTCGAGTGGATTACCGACAAGCTCGGCGCCCAGGGCACGATCTGCGGCGGCGGTCGTTACGACCCGCTCGTCGAAATGCTCGGCGGTCGTCCGGCTCCGGGCGTGGGCTTTGCCATGGGGATGGAGCGCGTGATCGAACTCATCCGCGAAGTCGGCAACGTGCCCGTGAAGACGCAGACGGACGTCTACGTCATTCACCACGGCGGCGACACGCAGACGAAGGCCCTCCTTCTTGCCGAAGCGATGCGCGACCTCAACGTGCGCGTGATCGTGCACCCGGGCAGCGGCAGCATCAAGAGTCAGATGAAGAAAGCCGACGCCTCGGGCGCCGACTTTGCGGTCTTTGCGACCGAGGACGAACTCGCCGAGGGCGCCGTTTCCGTCAAGGCGCTTCGCGCATACGACGACGGCCGCACGGTTCCCTTTGCCGAACAAACCCGCGTGGCGCTGGCCGACGCCCCGAAGGCGGTGGCGGCGGCGCTTGCAACGATGCGCGCCTGA
- the ispG gene encoding flavodoxin-dependent (E)-4-hydroxy-3-methylbut-2-enyl-diphosphate synthase, translating to MTTIRTEGLRRHPTHAVEVKWKDHTVTIGGGRPVVVQSMTNTSTADTEKTVEQVLALARAGSELVRLTVNTPEAARAVVEIREKLDRAGCFVPLVGDFHYNGHKLLTEVPECAAALSKYRINPGNVGKGDRAAENFAVMIETAKRYGAAVRIGVNGGSLDQELLARMMDENNARPEPADPSEVLLEALVESALSSAKGAEALGLPANRIVLSCKVSTVPELLRLYRMLAKRSSYALHLGLTEAGIGSKGIVASSTALGVLLEEGIGDTIRVSLTPAPGAARTEEVVVAQEILQSLGLRSFLPTVTSCPGCGRTSSEFFQELAASTQSFLRERMPEWRTAYPGAAGMKVAVMGCVVNGPGESRQADIGISLPGAGESPVAPVYIRGVKVASLKGSDMAERFQAMIEEFVRTTYAQ from the coding sequence ATGACAACCATTCGTACGGAAGGCTTGCGACGTCACCCGACCCACGCGGTCGAGGTGAAGTGGAAGGATCACACGGTCACGATCGGCGGGGGACGTCCCGTCGTCGTTCAGTCGATGACCAACACCTCGACGGCCGATACGGAGAAGACGGTCGAACAGGTGCTCGCGCTCGCGCGTGCCGGGAGCGAACTCGTGCGTCTCACGGTCAATACGCCCGAAGCGGCCCGTGCGGTCGTCGAGATTCGCGAAAAGCTCGATCGGGCGGGATGCTTCGTGCCGCTCGTGGGGGACTTCCACTACAACGGCCACAAGCTTCTCACCGAAGTGCCCGAATGCGCGGCCGCGCTCTCGAAGTACCGCATCAATCCGGGGAACGTCGGCAAAGGCGACCGCGCGGCGGAAAATTTCGCCGTGATGATCGAAACCGCCAAGCGTTACGGCGCCGCGGTGCGTATCGGCGTGAACGGCGGCTCGCTCGACCAGGAACTCCTGGCGCGGATGATGGACGAAAACAACGCCCGCCCCGAGCCGGCGGATCCTTCGGAAGTGCTCCTTGAGGCGCTCGTTGAGAGCGCCCTTTCGAGCGCGAAGGGAGCCGAAGCCTTGGGCCTTCCCGCAAACCGCATCGTTCTTTCCTGCAAGGTTTCGACCGTGCCGGAACTCCTGCGCCTTTACCGCATGCTCGCGAAGCGCTCCTCGTACGCGCTTCATCTCGGGCTCACCGAAGCGGGGATCGGCTCGAAGGGGATCGTCGCTTCGAGCACGGCTCTCGGCGTTTTGCTCGAAGAAGGGATCGGCGACACGATTCGCGTGTCGCTCACGCCCGCGCCCGGTGCGGCCCGCACGGAAGAGGTCGTCGTCGCTCAGGAGATTCTTCAGAGCCTCGGACTGCGCTCCTTCCTTCCGACCGTGACGAGTTGCCCAGGGTGCGGTCGCACGAGCTCGGAATTCTTCCAGGAGCTTGCCGCTTCGACGCAGAGTTTCCTCCGCGAGCGCATGCCCGAGTGGCGTACGGCGTACCCGGGGGCCGCGGGCATGAAGGTGGCCGTCATGGGGTGCGTCGTGAACGGCCCCGGCGAAAGCCGTCAGGCCGACATCGGCATCAGTCTCCCCGGAGCGGGCGAGAGCCCCGTCGCCCCCGTCTACATTCGCGGCGTCAAGGTCGCGAGCCTCAAGGGTTCCGACATGGCGGAACGCTTTCAGGCTATGATTGAAGAATTCGTGCGAACCACGTACGCACAATAA
- a CDS encoding helix-turn-helix domain-containing protein, protein MTKEDPTIVEKAATQGFGEELRQAREAAGISLGDMAVKCRLSVMQIRALESEDMSQLPEPVYVRAFIRGYAQQLGLDPARLQADYNARYGRTGGNVGQVPVANPNEEQVIRSNSRHRGLKVSLFFVFILIVAAGAWGLYTDRFGSNVLSEAEKVEEGVNEVQTPAATGSSGTTGTTGTTETAPAQTAPAASAPVPTPAPASQPAATAAQPAAPASSAAPAAPAAPAAEPAQTASTASVAPARAAEEPAQADPAAPVVHRVTLATTASCWVQVTGPAGERIVAREMKAGDSHTVDVPSGSRFTIGNGRALTLSVDGKAYDYAFAIRNGVARFALQ, encoded by the coding sequence ATGACGAAAGAAGATCCGACGATCGTGGAAAAGGCCGCAACCCAGGGGTTCGGCGAGGAATTGAGGCAGGCCCGCGAAGCCGCGGGCATCTCGCTCGGCGATATGGCCGTGAAGTGCCGTCTCTCGGTGATGCAGATTCGAGCGCTCGAAAGCGAAGACATGTCGCAGCTGCCCGAGCCCGTCTACGTGCGCGCCTTCATTCGCGGCTACGCCCAGCAGCTCGGTCTCGATCCCGCGCGTCTTCAGGCCGACTACAACGCCCGCTACGGGCGCACGGGCGGCAACGTCGGTCAGGTGCCCGTTGCGAACCCGAACGAAGAACAGGTCATCCGCTCGAATTCGCGTCACCGCGGTCTCAAGGTGAGCCTCTTTTTCGTCTTCATCCTCATCGTGGCCGCCGGGGCCTGGGGCCTTTACACGGACCGCTTCGGCTCGAACGTTCTGAGCGAAGCCGAAAAGGTCGAAGAGGGCGTGAACGAAGTGCAGACGCCCGCCGCGACGGGCTCGTCGGGCACGACCGGCACGACCGGCACGACCGAAACCGCCCCGGCTCAGACGGCTCCGGCTGCTTCCGCGCCCGTTCCGACGCCGGCTCCCGCCTCTCAGCCCGCCGCTACCGCCGCTCAGCCTGCCGCGCCTGCTTCGTCCGCAGCTCCGGCTGCGCCGGCCGCTCCCGCAGCCGAGCCCGCGCAGACGGCTTCGACGGCTTCGGTCGCGCCCGCCCGCGCGGCGGAAGAACCCGCGCAGGCCGATCCCGCCGCTCCGGTCGTGCACCGCGTGACGCTTGCGACGACCGCCTCCTGCTGGGTGCAGGTGACGGGCCCTGCGGGCGAGCGCATCGTCGCCCGAGAAATGAAGGCGGGCGACTCGCACACGGTCGACGTCCCCTCGGGGTCGCGCTTTACGATCGGCAACGGTCGCGCTCTCACGCTCTCCGTCGACGGCAAGGCCTACGACTACGCCTTCGCGATCCGCAACGGGGTCGCGCGCTTCGCCCTGCAGTAA